In Campylobacter sp. RM16187, the DNA window GATGTCAAATTTGCATTTAGAACGTTTATAAACTCGTCTGTTTTCATGCGAAGTGCGAGCTTGTCGTTTGTGATACCTGCGTTATTTACGAGATAACTTAGCTCGCCATCGGTATCAACAATCAAATTTATGCCTTTTATGAACTCATCTTCGTCGGTGGCGTCAAATTTTATCACCGCGGCAGCTCCGCCGTTAGATACGATTTCAGCTTGCAAAGCATCTGCTATCTCAGGCTTTGAGCGGTAGTTTATCCATACTTTTAGTCCCATATTTGCAAGCGTTTTAGCTATCTGCGCACCTATGCCGCGGCTTGCACCGGTAATTAGAACATTTTTTCCACTAAATTTCATATATTGCCTTTCTTGGCTTATCTTTTTCCGCTTACTCTGCACTAAATTTTTAAATTTACACAGTTGCGTATCAGACATACGATCGTGTCGCAAATTTAAAATTAGCTTTGATTAAGCAAAAAGTATTAGCCTCTGTTTATAAATTTAAGATTTGGACAATTTTAGCAAAGTAAAGTTAAAAAAGCTTGATTAACTTAAATTTTAAACTCGACTAAAGACCGTTAAACGAGCACCTAAAAAAGCGGCTCATCCATCTCTGTCGGCTTTTCAAGTCCCATCAGCTTAAGCACGCTCGCTGCGATATTATTCAGTCCGCCGGTTTTTACCTCTTTTACTCCATCACCTAGCACGAAGCAAAAGACATCGTAAGTCGTATGGTTCGTAAGCATTCCGCTTTTATCCCTCATCTCTTCGCAGTTTCCATGATCGCTGGTGATTATCATCGCGTAGCCCTTTTCTTTTACTTTGGCTACAATTTTCCCAAGAGCGCTATCCACTGCTTCCACTGCCTTTACGGCCGCATCAAAATCGCCCGTATGACCTACCATATCGCCATTTGCGAAATTTACCACGATAAAATCCTGCCCGTCATCAATCGCCTTTAAAACCGCGTCACACACACCCTCAGCACTCATCTCAGGTTTTTCATCGTATGTTTTAACCTTCGGGCTAGGGATTAAAATTCTCGTCTCGTTTTCAAGCAGCTCCTCAACCCCTCCGTTAAAGAAAAAGGTCACATGTGCGTATTTCTCCGTCTCTGCAGTGTGAAGCTGACGAAGTCCTGCACGTGATATGACCTGCGCTAAAGTGTTATTTATCTTATCGTTTTCAAACAAAACAGGAAAGCTAAAATTTGCGTCGTATTCGGTCATTGTGACTAAATTTTGCACTACAAAAGGACGCTTAAATTCGCTAAATTCACTCACGCCAAATGCCGCTACGATCTCGCGCATCCTATCGTTTCTAAAATTTATAAATATAACTCCATCATCTTTGCCGATCCCTTTAAATCCGTTAAAACTGGCAGGCTTTATAAACTCATCTAAAACGCCATCATCATAGCTCTTTTGGATATATTTGCTTGGTTTTTGGCTCTGTAAATTTGCACCTTCTATCATCACCTTATAAGCTTCATGCACCCTATCCCAGCGCTTATCCCTATCCATCGCGTAAAATCTACCGCAAATCGTAGCCACGTTAAATTTCTCCTCAAGCTGCCTTACAAACTCAGCCGCACTCGCAGGAGCCACGTCTCTGCCGTCGGTTATCGCATGAGCGTAAATTTCACATCCGTTATCCTTAGCAAGCTTGCACATATCATCAAAATGCTCAAGATGAGAGTGCACTCCACCATCGCTATAAAGCCCGATAACGTGGATATTTTTGCACTTTTTAAAAAGCTCTTTTAGCTTTTCGTTTTGCGCTAGCGAGCCCTCCTTAAACCCGAGTGAAATTTTTACTAAATTTTGATACAAAACTCGCCCGCTTCCTATGCACATATGCCCTACTTCGCTATTTCCCATCTGTCCTTCAGGAAGCCCAACCGCAAGCCCTGAGGTCTTGATAAGCGAATTTGGCACATTTTTAAATAGCCAATCATAAGTTGGCTTTTTGGCTGCTGCAAAAGCGTTAAATTCGGAATTTTTATTAAATCCTATGCCGTCTGTTATTACTAAAATAGTTTTTTGTTTCATATTAATTCTTTAAATTTTAGATAAATTTTAAGAGCATTATACTAAAATTACTCTTTTTAAAAATAAAGGCTCACATGTTTTATTATCTTTATGAATTCCTAAATTTTAACATCTTTCAATACATCACCGTTCGCGCAGGCATAGCCTTTTTCATCTCGTTTGCGCTTACCGTTTACCTTATGCCTAAATTTATCCTGTGGGCAAGAGCCAAAAACGCTAGCCAGCCTATCTATGAGCTTGCGCCAAAAACTCATCAGAAAAAAGAAAAAACCCCAACCATGGGCGGACTGATATTTATGATAACGGCGATACTGGCGACTATCATCTGCGCTAGGCTTGATAACAGCTTCGTTATCGCCTCACTGCTCTGTCTTGCAGGCTTTACCGCAATCGGATTTAACGACGACATATCAAAGATACTTGGCGCAAACAACCACGCCGGCCTAAGCCCAAAAGCCAAACTCATAGCTCAAATTTTAGTAGCCATTGTTGTCTCAAGCGTGCTTTACTTTAGCGGCGATATCGGAACTGAATTTTACGTGCCTTTTTATAAATTTCCACTCTTTGATCTTAAAATTTTTGCTATAGCTTTTTGGACGCTCGTTATCGTTGCAGCCTCAAACGCGGTAAATTTGACGGACGGGCTTGACGGACTCGCAGCGGTTCCTGCTATGCTTTCGCTTGTTACGTTAGGTGTTTTTGCATACATATGCGGTCATGCAGTGTTTAGCTCGTATTTGCTACTTCCAAAGATCATCGGCGTTGGCGAAACCATCATCATAGCTTCAGCTCTAATCGGCTCATTGATGGGATTTTTGTGGTTTAACTGCCACCCTGCGCAAGTTTTTATGGGAGATAGCGGAAGCTTAAGTCTTGGAGGATATATCGGGCTTATGGGCGTTATGACTAAAAATGAAATTTTGCTTATCATTATAGGATTTATCTTTGTTATCGAGACTTTAAGCGTTATTTTGCAGGTAGGAAGCTTTAAAATTTTTAAAAAGCGAATTTTCTTAATGGCGCCTATCCATCATCATTTTGAGATAAAAGGCTGGGTGGAAAATAAAATCATTGTTAGATTTTGGATCATCGCACTTTTAGCAAATCTCATCGCACTAACCGCACTAAAGATAAGATAATGAAAAAAAGCTTATTTGGATACGGCGGCACGATCAAAGCGATTGCAAAAAACTGCCTGAATGATGGAATTTGGGATATTTACGATGATAAATTTAGTGAAATTTCAAAGGATCAGTTTGGCAACAACCTTTTGCCTGTAAGCAAATTTGATCCTCAAAAAAGCAAACTTGAGATACTAAGCCCTGGCTTTCCGCCATATCATGAGCTAGTTAAAAAATCACAAAATTTGATAAGCGAATATGATTTTTTCGCATCCAAAATGCCTTTTAGCGTCTGGATAAGCGGCACAAACGGCAAAACAACAACTACCAAGATGATGCAGCACCTGCTTGAAGCAAAAGGCTCGGTAATGGGTGGAAACGTTGGCACTCCGCTAGCCGAGTTAGATACC includes these proteins:
- the mraY gene encoding phospho-N-acetylmuramoyl-pentapeptide-transferase, which translates into the protein MFYYLYEFLNFNIFQYITVRAGIAFFISFALTVYLMPKFILWARAKNASQPIYELAPKTHQKKEKTPTMGGLIFMITAILATIICARLDNSFVIASLLCLAGFTAIGFNDDISKILGANNHAGLSPKAKLIAQILVAIVVSSVLYFSGDIGTEFYVPFYKFPLFDLKIFAIAFWTLVIVAASNAVNLTDGLDGLAAVPAMLSLVTLGVFAYICGHAVFSSYLLLPKIIGVGETIIIASALIGSLMGFLWFNCHPAQVFMGDSGSLSLGGYIGLMGVMTKNEILLIIIGFIFVIETLSVILQVGSFKIFKKRIFLMAPIHHHFEIKGWVENKIIVRFWIIALLANLIALTALKIR
- the gpmI gene encoding 2,3-bisphosphoglycerate-independent phosphoglycerate mutase translates to MKQKTILVITDGIGFNKNSEFNAFAAAKKPTYDWLFKNVPNSLIKTSGLAVGLPEGQMGNSEVGHMCIGSGRVLYQNLVKISLGFKEGSLAQNEKLKELFKKCKNIHVIGLYSDGGVHSHLEHFDDMCKLAKDNGCEIYAHAITDGRDVAPASAAEFVRQLEEKFNVATICGRFYAMDRDKRWDRVHEAYKVMIEGANLQSQKPSKYIQKSYDDGVLDEFIKPASFNGFKGIGKDDGVIFINFRNDRMREIVAAFGVSEFSEFKRPFVVQNLVTMTEYDANFSFPVLFENDKINNTLAQVISRAGLRQLHTAETEKYAHVTFFFNGGVEELLENETRILIPSPKVKTYDEKPEMSAEGVCDAVLKAIDDGQDFIVVNFANGDMVGHTGDFDAAVKAVEAVDSALGKIVAKVKEKGYAMIITSDHGNCEEMRDKSGMLTNHTTYDVFCFVLGDGVKEVKTGGLNNIAASVLKLMGLEKPTEMDEPLF